Proteins encoded by one window of Bos indicus x Bos taurus breed Angus x Brahman F1 hybrid chromosome 12, Bos_hybrid_MaternalHap_v2.0, whole genome shotgun sequence:
- the KCTD12 gene encoding BTB/POZ domain-containing protein KCTD12, with protein sequence MALADSTRGLPNGGGGGGSGSSSSSAEPPLFPDIVELNVGGQVYVTRRCTVVSVPDSLLWRMFTQQQPQELARDSKGRFFLDRDGFLFRYILDYLRDLQLVLPDYFPERSRLQREAEYFELPELVRRLGAPQQPGPGPPPPHSRRGVQKEGSLGDDLLPLGSAESEQQEGASAGAPSPTLELASRSPSGGAAGPLLTPSQSLDGSRRSGYITIGYRGSYTIGRDAQADAKFRRVARITVCGKTSLAKEVFGDTLNESRDPDRPPERYTSRYYLKFNFLEQAFDKLSESGFHMVACSSTGTCAFAGSTDQSEDKIWTSYTEYVFCRE encoded by the coding sequence ATGGCTCTGGCCGACAGCACTCGTGGATTACCCAACGGgggtggcggcggcggcagcggctccTCGTCGTCCTCGGCGGAGCCGCCACTCTTCCCCGACATCGTGGAGCTGAACGTGGGGGGCCAGGTGTATGTGACCCGGCGCTGCACGGTGGTGTCGGTGCCCGACTCGCTGCTCTGGCGCATGTTCACGCAGCAGCAGCCGCAAGAGCTAGCCCGGGACAGCAAAGGCCGCTTCTTTCTGGACCGAGACGGCTTCCTCTTCCGCTACATCTTGGATTACCTGCGGGACTTGCAGCTCGTGCTGCCTGACTACTTCCCCGAGCGCAGCCGGCTGCAGCGCGAGGCAGAGTACTTCGAGCTGCCCGAGCTCGTGCGCCGCCTCGGGGCGCCCCAGCAGCCCGGCCCCGGACCGCCGCCGCCGCACTCCCGGCGCGGGGTGCAGAAGGAGGGCTCGCTAGGCGACGATCTGCTGCCGCTCGGCTCCGCCGAGTCGGAGCAGCAGGAGGGCGCCTCGGCCGGGGCGCCGTCGCCCACGCTGGAGCTTGCTAGCCGCAGCCCGTCCGGGGGCGCGGCGGGCCCGCTGCTTACGCCGTCCCAGTCGTTGGACGGCAGCCGGCGCTCGGGCTACATCACCATCGGCTACCGCGGCTCCTACACGATCGGGCGGGATGCGCAGGCAGACGCCAAGTTCCGGCGAGTGGCGCGCATCACCGTGTGCGGCAAGACGTCGCTGGCCAAGGAGGTGTTCGGGGACACCCTGAACGAGAGCCGGGACCCCGACCGGCCCCCGGAGCGCTACACCTCGCGCTATTACCTCAAGTTCAACTTCCTGGAGCAGGCCTTCGACAAGCTGTCCGAGTCGGGCTTCCACATGGTGGCGTGCAGTTCCACGGGCACCTGCGCCTTCGCCGGCAGCACCGACCAGAGCGAGGACAAGATCTGGACTAGCTACACCGAGTACGTCTTCTGCAGGGAGTGA